The following is a genomic window from Nymphaea colorata isolate Beijing-Zhang1983 chromosome 3, ASM883128v2, whole genome shotgun sequence.
CGGAGGTCCTAGCAGTGTTGTATAGAACGCGTCCGAAACACGTGATTGTGATTGAAAGGAGACTTCTCGACTAAGACCAGACGAGTCGAGTCATCAGACTCCCCACTACCAAGGGAATGGAGCTTCGAAGCGCCTTTGACTCCTAAGCCTTTGGTCTggctctctgtctccctctcccctcttcCCGGGAAGTCTCCATGCAGGATCAACAGAGATCTAATTTAAGAAATCCTGATTCCAAATCCCTCCCCCGCCATCGCCATCATCATCGTTATTATCATCATCGTCGCCTTTACTATAATGTATCGCCATAAACTCTTAGCACCCTTACGTTCCCCCGGCACGAGGGATTTTAACAGGTCAAGCCGCTCCGATATCTCAGCTCCCTCGTTACTTATGGCAACTGTTAATTTTCGACCATTTTCCCAGCCGAATGAGTCTCTTGTTTCTTCCTAACCCCTCGCTTTTACATCGCCCTTGTTGTTGCGTAATGTTCCCACCTTCTTTCCCTCGTTGTTTCTTTAAATAGCGAGGGATTCCGCAAGGTTCCCTCTCCACCATGCGCCTCGGAGCCTCTGATCTGTGTTTGATTCCGGTCTTGTGAGCGGAGATGTTGGCCTTTCCTGACGCAATAATTGGGGCTTCTGGGGGCGAATGCGAGTGTGCGAGGGGCTATTTTTCGGGGCTTAGGTTTGCGTCTGGTTCAGTTACCTTTGTGGGGAGTGGCTTCCTTGGAAGGAGGAGTCCGTTGAGGCAGAGCTTGAGGATCTCGGTTCCCGTGAAGGAGATTAGTGCATGTTGTTTCTGCATACAGGGCAGGCAAAGCCGGGAATCAGTGCCGAAGATGGTAAACGTCAATGGGGAGGGAGGCAAGGAATGCTGCGGCGGTGAGGATCTgctaattgagtcgagctcggaTTTGTTTAAACATGGGGATGATCGGTCTACGATGGCAGGTTTACCTTTTGGTCTCTCGCATTCAtcttgatatttttgtttttgttggttttcttcTTGGATGATTCTGTTTGTCTAAGATTGATATGGCGGCGCGAGTTCTGTTATGCATTTCGGTGTCTCCATGATTGGCGGTCTCTTTCTTGTGGTGATTTAAAATGTAGCATTCCAAGCAAGCTACATAAATCAGTACGGGTCGTAGATTTTTTCCTTCCTATATGTAGTCGACAGGAGAAATACTCAGCAGTGAATGTACATCCGATATCTCTCCCTTTACTTTGCGCCGGCATGTCCTTTTGAATGTATGTCTGTGCTGGTTTTGTCATTGACCTTACGTGCACTCCCTTGAAATCTTCATAACTCTGAAATCCCTCTCTTTTGGTGTTTAGATGGATGGGGTTTTGGTTAAAGGACCTAATGGATATTTACAATTAAAGAAAAGGTTGATTAGGAAGACCTTTGCAACTGTTGAATTACCTTGGCTCAATGACTTGTACACTTCATTTTTAGAAGAAACAACCGTGGATTTCCATTAGCTTTGAATTCGATAGCCTTACTTGTTcatcgaagaagaaaaaattgtttgttCCGAAGAAATAACATGAAtgatgtttaaactttaaacggTTGGTTCCATTTCTTGTACGGAAAACAAATCATGAAGAAGTAACAGCAGCCAAAAGGATATGCCCGATGTGAAACAAGTTTGACAGTCTATAGAGGTTGTCTACCTCCAGTAACGGTTGAAAGTATAAGAAGACTGTGTGGAGCTTGGCCTTGCTTTTCTATAGGAATCAATGGTGACATCTGGAAAATCATTGGCATCTTATATCCTGTCTCTAAGTGCTTTGGCAGTGACAAGCAATTCGGTGATTAGGTCCTTTCTTCGCACCCTTTCAGTCCTAGAATGCTTCTTTTTTGTGTTCTCTTGGTTCTATTTCCCTTGTATCTTATGGTCAGACTTCCTAgtttatctctctccctctacttCCACTTCTTCTCTAGCACTGGATGCACAATATTTTAACGATCTTGGAGGCTAGGACTGACATTTACCTTCCTATGAACCCAGTGATGACTGGAAATTGGTGATACGTACACATAATTTCAGAACACTATTAAGTCTTAAGTCTTAACCATTGCTTCTGATGCAATCCTGTTGAGGCATTTAGCATGGCATGTGAGAATAACTGGCATATCCGTGTAGTACAGCAGTTTCTAGACTTGGTTACACCAGAACAACTGGGTACATTTTGGATCAGGCCTGGATCAGActcaaatttgatccaaaatttcaaacaatAGAAATAATTTTATTGTGTCATTTTTTgcaataaacaaatatttttgccTTTAATTAATGTGATTATATGTATGAActgtttgaacttataaaatattttctttctatatgCTATAactatttgaaataaaatattttcttttcatgttttatgtGTTAGCTTACGAAttgatcttcttcaattttgtaGACCATACAtgaattttatatgtatatttgtgTATGCATACCCTGCCACACTCCGTACCtccatttttgaaaatgttgtgtCCAAACTCCAAACCCATATTGTTGTACTCCACCCACACCCATACTGATGTGACTTAGCTGCTGAGGACAGTTCCCTGGACCTTTATTTCCAGAAAATATGTATATGCAACATAACAATACACAAGAGGTGTGTGACACATTAAATGGTTCCCAGCCAAACGGCAGACTATGTCAGTCCCCTGCTTTCCCCAGGATGCATGGGAAATAACAAACGGTCACTAACTTTCATTGGTGGTTTAAGTTTAGATTTTCATATGAGTCTTAGACattattttatctttctttacATTTCATATGCAACCTTCTGTGAATGACCTGATCCAGCTTCTCCATCTCTTGCTGTTAGTAATCATTCCAAACTTTTTGCTTGCAAGTGAAAGCTCCCTCAGAATCCAGTTCAGAAAGCTGGCTCCTGGCTTCACTAGTTTCATAGGACACTGTCACTGTGCAGCCTCTTGGCTGTTGCTGCCGGAGTTTATTGCACTGAAAGGGGTCTGGACTAGATgcttctctcctcttcttttcttaacCTACTCTGACCACAGAAGCCAAAAGTGTTAGGATTTCTAGGAAATAGAGGCTCTATGGAATAACTTCATATAGCATTTGGGGAAAAGGTTTTGCCTTTGTACATGGGGTTAATTCTGAGTGCTTATTTGACATGAGATTGATGCCTTATTTTCATTTGATATTTGTTAAGCACGTGCGCTCTATGTAAATCCTCCTCCTACAAGTGTTGAATATGCCAAAGGCTACTACTAAGTAACACAAATATTGTATGAAAtatttttgcaaattggaaAATCGAAAGGGCAGGATGcaacaatatatcaaaatttatcaGGTTGAACTTTTGGAGTTGTGAGTATTTTTTTATCTTGCAAATAATACATGCTTTAGAATCTGATGTATTTGaaacatatccaaatttgaatctgcaTGAACCAAACTAACTGAACATTTTACCAAGTCAAGCtgttctgcttgcaacaccagAGAAATGTCTAGACCCGACATTCTAACATTGGAAACGAATCTTTAGGTGCATGAGCTCCTGATTTGTCACTGACTCACTTTTAGGCCAGTTGTGGGAAGTCAATGAGCCCAAAGTTATGCCCACATCTTTTTCTGATGAAATATGTTGCATCTATGAGGGAATTTTTGTTGTCATCCACCTGTACTCCTAAAAATTTTCCTGTTTTTGGATCTACCTGAATTTTTGTGATAAAATGTTTTATCAGGGAATAATAAACCTTTGGTGTCTACTGTTGGGAAGTCAACAAACATTGTCTGGCAAGACTGTTCAGTTGGAAAAGCTGAAAGACAGCAATTACTTAATCAAAAGGGCTGTGTGATATGGATTACAGGTCTCAGTGGCTCAGGTTAGTATACCAAACTCTTCACATTGAAGTTTGAAAGCCGCTGCAGCGTTGGAATTTTCTCACCAAGTTTGTCGGCATTTAGAAATTCATGAATATAGTTTTATCATCTGCATACTCATGTCAATTTCCTACGTTTACCTCATTAAAATGGCCTTCAGTGGCATGTCCAGCTGAAATGGTGATGAATTTAGCAACCTCGAACTCTACCTATCCGTTATGGTGCTTGTCGATCTGATCAGATTTAAACTGGGTACTGGTTAACTCTTCTTTCAGTTAGCAAAATTATACTATGCTTACTATTTGAAGAACCATGATATCCACTTCTTTTGTAGCCTATGGAACATATGGATGCTAAAATGGTTTCCAAAAACAAGTAAATGCTTATGGGAACAATTAATTCTCATCAAGCGCGATATCAACTTACTGCAGATTTATGATGACAAATTTATCTGGTTGCCCATTCAATGATTTCTTTTCCAAGGGATCCCGTTCAATGAAATTATTATAATCCTTTGCTTGATATTTCTATGAAGTTGACATTCTAAAATCTAAAGGGCAAATCTAAACTTCTCAGTGGCAACAACAATTTTGGCTGTTCTCCTGAGATTGAATCCTGCAtatttaatctctctctctctctctctcacacacacacacacacacacgcacacacacatacacacatgcaaataaataaataaataatacatgtaagtatgtgtatatatgtgatGCACATATTAGTGTCTGTGTGTGCACGTGCATCTATATCATATCATGTATAAGTTTCTAGGCAAGGTAGttggtttttccttttacatTTGGAGTGGATCTTCTTGTAGTTTCTAAAATTTGCATCCCTCAAGAGATGCATGATCAGATTTTGCTGCAACTATTTCCCATCAAATGATCAACTTTTTCTGTCCAACTCTTCCTTGTTATATATTATTACTTTCAATATCTTCTTCCGTTGGTCTGTTCATATGTTGGCATTTTAGTGTTTATGTTCTTGCACGTTGCCGTCTTTATGAATTTCAGGCAAGAGCACATTGGCATGTGCTTTAAGTCGTGAACTGCATGCTAGAGGAAAGCTAACTTATATACTTGATGGCGACAACGTTCGTCATGGTCTGAATAAGGACCTTAGTTTTAAGGCTGAGGATCGTGCTGAAAACATACGCAGAGTTGGTGAGTAAATTTGCTGGATAGTTTTGCCTATACTTGATAAGGTGGTTTTGCGGTTTGAAGTTGATTTGCTTGACACCATCTTAGCTTTCAGTATCACATTAATCGCAATGGCAATTCCAAGTGTAGCACACTCTAATTTGGAATCCTGCTGTATTAACCTTCTTCTTTGTACTTAAGTTTCTAGAATCCTACTTGCCTAATTTCAGGGGAAGTGGCTAAGCTCTTTGCTGATGCTGGTCTTATCTGCATTGCAAGCTTGATATCTCCATATAGGAGTGACAGGGATGCTTGTCGTGCTCTGCTGCCAGATGCAAACTTTATCGAGGTTAGACTTGAACTTCGTTCCACCTTCAAAATTAAACTGGAATTTATTTAAATGTCTTTCCTAGGTTTATATGAATGTACCCTTGGAAATATGTGAGGCAAGAGACTCGAAAGGCCTCTACAAGCTTGCTCGTGCTGGGAAAATTAAAGGTATGTGTCATGGacagtgaattttttttatgaaagactGAACGTTAGATACCAAAAAATCTTTTGGAGAAGCGAAACAGAGACTTCCTGCCCCTGATGGCATGAAGCTTATGAAAACCTTCCAGTGAGGTATCATTACTACATCAAACCAGTAAATACCCATAGgaatttcttcttcctctacagAGAATTGTATCCAGACTCTTATTATACTAATGGCACTCAAATCCAATGCTGCAACTTTGAATTAGAAGCCAACTGAATTTTGTGCTGACTGCATCTTTGTTCACGGAGGGTTTTCATGGCAACATCTAATATTGTCTTTTGCATCTTTTTGCAGGTTTCACAGGTATAGACGACCCATATGAGCCACCCTTGAATTGTGAGGTGTGTTTCACATGCAGATGACCACGACACATATTCTTTGCAATGCATTTCTTCTGTAGCATGCAATCGTTGGGCTACAGATGCATGTTTATTTGTTGCATGTGCTGAAATCACTGTCTTGGCTGTCCTCGtgcttttgtgtgtgtatgtgcacaTGCTTGCTTCTGTTGAAATGACAATGTTGGCTGTGTTTGTTTTACACTGTCAAGCTGGGATTTTGGTTCTTTTTTGGCGTGTCATGGTAGGAATTGTCTTTGCAAGTTGTCATCTGAGTATGAATTTCAGTATGACCTATATGGATGGATGTCCTCTTGTCACGCATGTAAGCAGCTATTTTGCATAGTTCATGACATGCAATACGGTTCTCAATCTCCGACAGTTTTCTCccttcattttgatttgaggATGCAATTGTTGTTTCTTCCAGATTGCGATAGAGCATAAAGACGGGAATTGCCAATCTCC
Proteins encoded in this region:
- the LOC116251021 gene encoding adenylyl-sulfate kinase 3; the encoded protein is MLAFPDAIIGASGGECECARGYFSGLRFASGSVTFVGSGFLGRRSPLRQSLRISVPVKEISACCFCIQGRQSRESVPKMVNVNGEGGKECCGGEDLLIESSSDLFKHGDDRSTMAGNNKPLVSTVGKSTNIVWQDCSVGKAERQQLLNQKGCVIWITGLSGSGKSTLACALSRELHARGKLTYILDGDNVRHGLNKDLSFKAEDRAENIRRVGEVAKLFADAGLICIASLISPYRSDRDACRALLPDANFIEVYMNVPLEICEARDSKGLYKLARAGKIKGFTGIDDPYEPPLNCEIAIEHKDGNCQSPSTMAEQVVAYLEGKGFLYA